The segment AGATGGTCGacaaaggtgaagaaggtaCCCTTTGGAGTATACACATATTTGTACTTTTCAAGTTCCTTTAAGTTATTATTGGACATTAGGAGGTTAAAAATTCGCTGACGGGGAACCATATAGCTAGATTTAATTcgcttaaaaatgaagaggagtATTTTCAGGTGCATATCACTGTGATAAAATTTGATTCCtcctttgtaaaaaaaaaagtttactAAGTTTAGCACTCTCTTCAAGTACATCACTCTGGGGGACATGCCTGACAAAACGATAAACAGTAGCTTCcctgcatttttaaaagattcGAGATTATTATCTAGCAGCAGCTCTATGATCATCGATTCTATATTTACGTAATAGGAAAAATCGATTCTGTTGTTTCGTCTTTCATTGCATTCAGTGTACAGCTCCCGGTAATTTTTGCGCTTCCGTTTGTTATACGTTCGTGTTTTTTCGCCCTCACCCGGGGAGCCCAATTCGTCCAATTCGTCCAATTCGTCCAACACGTCCATGGCGAGTTCTTCCTCGGTTACATTTTTCCGtctcttctgttttttcatttttttttttttttttttttttgacttaCATCCAGCTTCTCCAAGTGAAACATGGCTCATTCGCCAAAAGTGAGAGCTTCCGCTGTGGCTTCAATGCTACCAGTGCCACTACTACAGGATGCAGTACCTTTAGAAGTATATTGGCTCAgatttcctccccccctttaaTTGTAGACGGGTTAACACGCTTTGGGTCACCTACCgatttatccattttaacGTTTCCGTGGTACAGCTCATCTGTCCTTCTGGTTTTTATTAATCTACCCCGTTGGGTGtacaaaggggggaaatctCAACAATGGGCAGACAGAGAAAAACGACCCACGGTTCGCAGCTACCTATGCGCAGTAGTCACTTTCATTGGTGCTAACGCTAGCAGTGTTCGCTACAGAActttgaaggaaaataaaaaaaaaaaaaatgacgcgaCAGAAAGGTTATCAACATGTGGATATCTTCACATCCTTGTTTTTAAACATTCCGAATGTGATCACACAAATGCATGTTATGTAAAAACATACgtgtatacttttttttgcattccagTCTTGAGATagcttttgccttttttccaaCTGTACTGTAGGAAGAAGCTTGAACATCATGCGGTGGGCATCTGTATTGGTGGAGttccaaaagaaaaaaaaaaaattaaaaggaacaGCGGGAGCAGGGAAAAATTGATGAACCTGTGAACAAAactgcactttttttttgtggcaaAATTTTACGGATTTACTTGCCCACCGCAGGGGGCGAAATTAACGCAGGTTGgttgaaaaagaattatcttttataaaaattgttcttcGAAAATTTGCGCGTTTTCTCCGTGCATCATCAATTTGTTGGTCACTTTGCGCGCCAAATTTGTTCGTCGTTTTTAtcgacatttttttgccaatttgttCGTCGTTTTTATCgctattttttgccaatttgttCGCCGTTTTTATCGctattttttgccatttgttCGCCATTTTTATCGTCATTTTATTGCGAATctgttcgcttttttttttttttccagtttgTATATTTCCTCCgcacttttccttttacgttatgtacacatttgggTATACCCCTCTCGCATAAACGTATACGTGTACACGAAGAATTTCCTGCAGATTCGAACTTCCGCGAAAGCATGTCGCAGGCGAACAGCTCGCTAGTCACCCCAAATAGAagatttttcaaattgggcAGCCAGgccaaaaattaaaacgagCGGGAGGAACAACGGAACGaagaaagaagcaaaaacacAAAGACGAAAGGGACAGAAGTGTTATTACTTAAGGCGCACTCACATTTTGAGAACCCCCTGTTAGACTACTCCACCAGGCAGCAAAAACAGcattcgtaattttttttctttttcgcacTACGggatttccatttttttcccgcaaaaaggaaacgcgttattatatttataagacTTCTTCGCCTCCCCGAAACGGTAgaatgacaatttttaaaacgttcATTTAATATGGATTTTAAttcgaggaaaaaaaaaaaaaaaataataataataacaatgaCATATacaatgaaaatataaatatatacctGGAGGAAAATGACAATTACATACTTGACTTGGAGAAAAAGGTTCAGACCCTCAAACTGGTAAGACAATTCGCAGCTAAACCGTGTTAAAGGGTTGCTAATGTGATTGCGTTTGCGTGTGAATAAGACAAACGACTGCTCCAAGTAGGGGCAAGTAGAGTGGCCACAAATGTACACGCATGAATGGGCACCCAGTTTTATGTTCAAatgagttatttttttttttttctcaccctTTTAATCGTAAAAACTCGAAGCTTGGATCCAACCTGAGAGATGAAGTTCGCACATCCAACTCCCTCCTGGATAATTtggtaaaaaggaaaagaggcAAATTTTATATCCCCAAAGAGTATAACCTGGATATGTTACCACCACCACGACTTCTTCCCAAGTTGTCATACCATTTCCCCCCTGTAAATATGAACACAATGACATagtcccccccttttttttttttgttacaattTCGTCGTAGTCGGACAGGATGGAAAACGTGAACAGAAAATTAACAGGAGTGTACAGGCgcgtgaaaaatattataaagaCAAAGGTATagtgagagaaaaaaaatattttaaatgctCCACTCTGTTTTACTCGAAAAAGTTTCACATGatcgtacttttttttttttttttttagggaaataaatacatgtttTACCTCATCCTGttcttcctatttttgcTGTTCTTTATGAATTACTTATATCGAAAGAATAGATAAAATATGCTTTTACGGATGCGTCCATCTGCGTAGTGCTACGCCCGCATAGGCACCCGCGCAAGCGTTACTTCGAAAGGAGATTGCCCCTTTTAATCCCCCCCCGTAAATTATTTGGCGCAGTTTGCGCAGCTATGGCtgtatagttttttttttacgtcccTGCCCGCgcgtgtatacatatatgtatatgtatatatgtgtacacacGCGCGTAATTATTTACACCCATATACTCATCCCCTTTGATCAAACTTCCTTATTAATCCTTGTAAAGGCATTGTGCCGATTTTGAGGTGCACATGTAACTGTGGCGTAAAAAAgatcgttccttttttgggaACGCGCTTAGCTTAACAAgcgttgaaaaaaagaaataaaataaaataaaaaaaaaaaaaaaaaaaaaatacatttaaaaagcaTGTACACTGTAGGTGCACACCACGAACGAACCGCCCAGCAGACGAACGTGCGGATAATCCAGCGTTAAGGACGGCCGAGTGAATGGCCACAAACATGTTTACGTGAGTAAATTAACTCTGTGGCTTACGCACCTTCCACGTTTATCTAAAGGGGAACTCTGCTTCGTGCTCCTTTGGGCAAGGTGTGGAGAGGCAGCAAATGTGgaaatggttaaaaaaaacggcatGGGTTAACCCTCGCGTtaccccccatttggtaGTTCCGCTTCCCTTTAATAACCAATCGAATACCCTCCAGTGGGCGCACATCCCCTGATGCAGCGCAAATGTGAATCCGGGATAGGGTTAGCATGACCGAGCAATTCTGAGATTTGCCATTTCAACATCGGTTTGGTTAGTTTTTTCCTAAGAagatttttttcgttcctctAGCATGTTCCCGAAGTGTATATAAGCAAGGGGTATGCATCTGTATGTGCATCTGTATGTGCATCTGTATGTGCATCTGTATATGCATCTGCATGTGCATCTGTATGTGCATCTGTATGTGCATTCGCTTATGCATTCGCTTATGCATTCGCTCATGCATTCTCTTATGCATTCGCTTGTGCATTTAATCCGCCCCCGCTGGGGAAACGCAACTTGGCGCACCCCGAACAGAAGGCGAAAGGGACAAAATGATTTGCATCAAATGCGGGAGGTGCAACTCTAGTCTGTACACTGTGTACGATAAGACTAACATAAAACTGAACGAATGCAATCGGTGCAGCAACATATGTGATGAATACATGGAGAAAAACACGTTcctaatttttattaatattttattcctCAAGCCTGAAGTTTATAGACACATCATATTTAATCGACTCAAATATCACGACAAATttattcatgttttttttctcaaaatgatcattttgtttttaataataaatgcaTACTTACACCCCAACTTTGAAAGTGATCATAGGGAAGGAGGCATTTTCTcagattattttttaatgaataccAGCTTCGGGGAAAGCACACAATGGAATTATCCCACTGAATACAACTGCTCCTCGTACActctttttatgtacaaatatGACGATAAACACAAGCTATATGGGctatataacatttttaaccaCTCGAACGTTCCCAATTTAGTGAATATACACAAGAACAAGTTTTTGACTTGTATTTTTCACAACCGATTTAGGGACCACAATGTGTGCATCCTCAATCGGAAGTACGAACACACGGAGGACTACGATAAGCGGCTGATTGATTTGTTTCTGCACAACAAGGAGAGCtatggggggaagcacatgCAGCCGAGCACATGGAAGGCGCAGCTTAGTGAGGGGGCTACACTACCGGATGGGGGGGCAACACTGCCGGATGAGGGGGCTACCCTACCGGATGGGGGGGCAACACTACCGAATGAGGGGGCTACCCTACCGGATGGGGGGGCAACACTACCGAATGAGGGGGCTACCCTACCGGATGAGGCGGATACACTTCTGGGTGGGAAGTCCACTTCGGAGATCCTGAACTGGACAAACCTGCACCCATTTCTGGAAGCCCCAAAACGGCTACTGCAGCTAATACAGCGGAGCGTAAAGTACGAATCCATTTtcaaactaaaaaaaaacaatcaaCTGTTGAGGAACGACATTGTTACGCTGAAAAACTCGGAAGAACGCAACAGCCTGTTCCAAATTATAAACGTCCTCGTGTATTACCACATTGAT is part of the Plasmodium cynomolgi strain B DNA, chromosome 8, whole genome shotgun sequence genome and harbors:
- a CDS encoding SNARE domain containing protein (putative), encoding MENVNRKLTGVYRRVKNIIKTKGNKYMFYLILFFLFLLFFMNYLYRKNR
- a CDS encoding hypothetical protein (putative), translated to MICIKCGRCNSSLYTVYDKTNIKLNECNRCSNICDEYMEKNTFLIFINILFLKPEVYRHIIFNRLKYHDKFIHVFFLKMIILFLIINAYLHPNFESDHREGGIFSDYFLMNTSFGESTQWNYPTEYNCSSYTLFMYKYDDKHKLYGLYNIFNHSNVPNLVNIHKNKFLTCIFHNRFRDHNVCILNRKYEHTEDYDKRLIDLFLHNKESYGGKHMQPSTWKAQLTPKRLLQLIQRSVKYESIFKLKKNNQLLRNDIVTLKNSEERNSLFQIINVLVYYHIDEHKLVLETREKEAYNIHYFVNFLRTIFFYQKGREKKNYFKSEANSFVRKPSSNGVCPDPRKEFFPPNKCYDCDIHDDSYGNLHNSGDELNSLCRNIFKNIDFTYHKNVDEITKKQNQKKHKFKIKQISMYSKLLFSDLDNEKYILKICNSSFSFKKLK